A stretch of DNA from Glycine max cultivar Williams 82 chromosome 18, Glycine_max_v4.0, whole genome shotgun sequence:
AACTTTTTCAAATGATTActtaacttattaaataaattaagtctTAAATGCAGCTTCGttcaatataaaattgttataattaaGCCTTCAACTGTACGACAAATTGCACGTGCATGATATTTGACCCGTACATTCTGcttccttttgtttttattaaggcttttattatttgtatgatatttttatattatttttcttctctcgtCCTTGtcatgaatattattttatcacatTTTCCCCTTATCATTCTACCactttttatcataaaataacgGTACAAATacactttttcttttactaatagttttaattttgtttccttttcctATCATCGAACTTAATATaatgttgtttgtttttattctcCCCTTTAATTTCTACATGCTTTGTGTGAACAACTAGAATAAGAAAATAAGGATGCACTAACAGACAAAAGGCATATTCTGACTAGGCTAACATAATAAGTGAaacaataaaacattttgaaataatttaaattcaatgGAAAAGATtggaaaatttaattaagtccAAAAAGACTCTCTCTTAAGAGGCTCATGAGGGTCTTGGAATATATTGGAAGATGaggaggaagatgaaggaaagTTAAGAAACTGAGGAAGCATTTCATAGTTGTTGTTTACAGATAGGAGCATTGATTTGTCATCTTGGTCTACTAATTGTGTGGCTAAGGTAGGCTCTTGCTGCTGCATCTGGATACATAGAATCTCTGCCTGAGCCACTGCAAGCTGCATTTGCAATTGTGAAACTTGGCTTTGTAGGTATGATATGGCTCCAACAGATCCATACACTGGGTCTCTCACTCTTGCATTTGCCTCATAAACTAAACTGCTCA
This window harbors:
- the LOC100819419 gene encoding LOB domain-containing protein 12; this translates as MGGTSPCASCKLLRRRCSKECIFAPYFPSDDPRKFAIVHKVFGASNISKMLQELPIHQRADAVSSLVYEANARVRDPVYGSVGAISYLQSQVSQLQMQLAVAQAEILCIQMQQQEPTLATQLVDQDDKSMLLSVNNNYEMLPQFLNFPSSSSSSSNIFQDPHEPLKRESFWT